Genomic DNA from Salinibacterium sp. NK8237:
TGTGTATACGTTGAAAGAAAGTGTTAGAGGTGGCGGAAATGGCTTTGACTCCAGAAGACGTGGTCAACAAGCGGTTTGAATCAACAAAATTCCGCGAGGGATACGACCAAGATGACGTCGATGACTTCCTCGACGAAGTTGTCGTTGAGTTGCGTCGTCTCAACCAAGAGAACGACGAGCTTCGTCAGCGGTTGAGTGCCGCAGAGGCTCGTGCAACTGAGCTTCAGCAGAACGCGAGCAGCGCTCCAGCAGCCGCCGCACCCGCTGCGATTGCCGCTCCGGCGCCTGCAGCGATTGAAAGCGCTCCAGCACCCGCTGCCATTGAGCCAGCTTCGTCTGTTCTTGACGACGCCAGCAGCACCAACAACCTTCTTCAGCTCGCACGTCGTCTTCACGAAGAACACGTTCGCGAGGGCGTTCAGAAGCGTGACGCACTCATTGCTGAGGGGCAAGCATCCGCTGCTGAGATCCTCGCAGAGGGTCAGGCTTCGGCAGCAGAAGTTGTCGCCGAAAGCAAGGCTACGGCTGCTGAACTTGTTGCTCAGGCTCAAGCCCAGCAGCGTGAGCAGATCGGCACACTCGAGCGGGAACGCCAAGCTCTTGAAGGTCGCATTGAATCGTTGCGTAGCTTCGAGCGCGAGTACCGTGAAAAGCTCAAGAGCTACATCGAGGGCCAGCTACACGAACTTGATTCTTCGAGTCTCGTTACCGCTGGTAGTCCCTCGGGTCAGCAGGGGCAGACGGGCACATCACAGTCCTCTGGTCAGTTGACTGCAGAAGACTTCGCTTCGCCCCAGTCGGCGCAGCAGCCTCCCGCCAGCTTCTCGGGATTCTCCGGCAGCTAGTTTTTTGCAATGGCCGTCAGCCGGTCGGTGAGAGCTTCGGCTCCGCCGCCGCTGGCGGCTTTTGCTGTGTTCGCACTCAGCCCCGTTAAGCGGGGGAGTGCGGCTTTTTCGCTTTAATCGCATCACCAACCAAGGAGCATCCGTGGAAACCCGAAGCTTGCCGGTTCCTGAGGGCCTTGCGGGGCAGCGCGTAGACGCGGCACTCGCCAAACTATTGGGTTTCTCCCGCACTTTCGCAGCCGAAGTAGCGGCGGGTGGCGGAGTCATCATGGATGGCGCGACTGTCGGCAAGTCTGACCGTCTCACTGAAGGTTCTTGGTTAGAAGTCTCGTGGGTTTCGAAAACCGAACCGCAGATCGTGCCCGTTGTCCTCGATTCTCTCGGCATCATTTACGACGACGAGCACATTGTTGTTGTCGATAAGCCAGCCGGAGTAGCAGCCCACCCTTCAGTTGGCTGGGATGGCGTTACGGTGCTTGGAGCGCTAGCAGGCGCGGGCTACCGCATTTCGACCTCGGGCGCTGCGGAGCGTGCCGGAGTCGTTCACCGTCTCGATGCTGGAACAAGTGGTCTGATGGTGGTCGCGAAGTCTGAGCTGGCGTATACCGAACTCAAGCGCGCGTTCCACGACCGCGAGGTGAGTAAGATCTATCACTCTGTCGTTCAGGGGCATCCCGACCCCCTCGCAGGCACAATCGATGCGCCGATTGGGCGTCATCCTGGCTCGAGTTGGAAATTCGCCGTGGTTTCGGGTGGCAAAGACTCAATTACCCACTACGAAACCTTGGAAGCATTCCCGTCTGCTGCTTTGGTTGAGGTGCACTTGGAGACAGGGCGCACGCATCAGATTCGTGTTCATATGGCTGCGCAGCGGCATCCTTGCGTAGGCGACACCATGTACGGAGCAGACCCCACGATTTCGGCGAGGCTGGGGCTGACGCGTCAGTGGTTGCACGCTCACAAACTCGGTTTCGCGCATCCGGCCACCGGCGAACAGGTGTCGTTCGAGTCGCCGTATCCCGCCGACCTTCAGGCGGCACTTGAGGTGCTTCGAGCCGACTAGGGCGCGTCAGTTAGAGTCTCATCGACCCGCTGGCTTAGGCTGGATTTCGAAAGAATTCGGAGTGTCTTTGGCTGCCAATAACGACTCGTTTGTGCATCTGCACGTTCACAGTGAGTACTCAATGCTCGACGGAGCGGCGCGTGTCGGTCCGCTGCTGGATGCTGCGGTAGAGCAGGGGATGCCTGCTATCGCGATCACTGACCATGGCAACATGTTCGGTGCCTACGACTTCTGGAAACAGGCGACTGCCCGCGGAATCAAGCCGATTATCGGTACTGAGGCGTACATCACGCCCGGCACGTCGCGTCGCGATAAGACTCGCATACGGTGGGGTGGTAGCCACCAGGTGCGCGACGATGTCGGCGGTAGCGGTGCTTACACCCACATGACGTTGCTCGCTCAGAACAACGAGGGCATGCACAACCTCTTCCGGCTGTCTTCGCGAGCGTCGATCGAGGGCTTCTACTTCAAGCCTCGAATGGACCGTGAACTGCTGAGTCAGTATGCCAAAGGCATCACGGCAACGACGGGGTGTGTCGGTGGAGAGGTGCAGACCAAGCTCCGCCTTGGCCTCTATGACGAAGCTCGAGAAGCTGCAGCTGAGTTCCAAGACATTTTCGGCAAAGAGAATTTCTTTGCAGAAATAATGGATCACGGCATTGACATCGAGCGGCGCACGATGCTCGATCTGCTCAAGCTTGCCAAAGAGCTTGGCATGCCACTGCTGGCGACTAACGACTTGCACTACACGCACGCTCACGATGCCACCGCGCATGCGGCGCTCTTGTGCGTGCAATCTGCATCCACGCTCGACGATCCAAACCGCTTCAAATTCGACTCGAATGAGTTTTACCTCAAGACAGCCGCAGAGATGCGGTCGCTCTTTCGGGAGCATCCCGAAGCATGCGACAACACTCTGCTCGTTGCGGAACGCAGTGAGATCAGCTTTGAGGGCCGCGACCTCATGCCCCGTTTCCCCGTGCCCGCGGGCGAAACCGAAGCGACCTGGTTCGAAAAAGAGGTCGCGCGTGGAATGAACAAGCGATTCAACAACGCTCCGTCCGACGCTCACCTTGCGCAAGCAAAATACGAGGTTGATGTAATCCAACAAATGGGGTTCCCCGGCTACTTCTTGGTGGTTGCAGACTTCATTGAATGGGCAAAGTCGCAAGGCATCCGTGTTGGTCCGGGCCGTGGTTCTGCGGCGGGGTCGATGGCTTCCTACGCCGTGGGCATCACTGAACTCGACCCTCTCGCGCACGGCCTCATTTTCGAGCGCTTCCTCAACCCCGAGCGCGTCTCTATGCCCGATGTCGATGTCGACTTTGACGACCGGCGCCGTGGTGAAGTCATCCGCTATGTCACCGACAAGTATGGCGACGACCGGGTAGCGCAGATCGTTACCTACGGCACGATTAAAGCCAAGCAAGCTCTCAAGGACTCTGCTCGCGTGCTCGGCATGCCGTACTCGGTCGGAGAAAAGCTGACGAAGGCGATGCCTCCCGCCATCATGGGAAAAGATATTTCTCTTGGCGATGTGCGCAACAAAGATGCAGCTCGCTACAAAGAGGCCGCTGATATTCGTGGAATTCTTGACACCGATCACGAAGCGGCGAAGGTATTCGAAACCGCGGTCGGTCTTGAAGGACTGAAACGACAGTGGGGCGTGCACGCGGCTGGCGTAGTGCTTTCTGCTGAGCCCTTGCTCGATGTTCTCCCGATCATGCGTCGCGAAGATGACGGCGCTATCATCACCCAGTTTGATCAACCGCCGCTGGAGAGTCTCGGCCTGATCAAAATGGACTTCTTGGGTCTTCGAAACCTGACGGTCATCGAAGACGCGCTCAAGATGATCGAAGCCAACACTGGTTCGCCGCTCATCATCGAAGACCTTGATCTCGACGCTGACCAGAAGACCTATGATCTGTTGGCGCGAGGCGACACTCTTGGCGTATTCCAGCTCGATGGCGGCCCCATGCGAGCGCTGCTTAAGCAGCTGAAGCCCACCAACTTCGAAGACATCTCGGCCGTAATCGCGCTGTACCGCCCAGGCCCCATGGGAATGAACTCGCACACCAAGTACGCGTTGCGCAAGAACGGCTTGGAAGAGATCGACGCGATCCACGCCGAACTTGAAGAGCCGCTGAAGGAAATTCTCGGCACCACCTTCGGTCTCATCGTGTACCAAGAGCAAGTGATGTCGGTGGCTCAGAAGGTCGCAGGCTTCACCCTCGGTCAAGCCGACGTTTTGCGTCGAGCGATGGGTAAGAAGAAGAAAGAAGAACTCGACAAGCAGTTCCTCGGCTTCGAGACCGGGATGCTCGACAACGGCTTCAGCAAGGAGGCCGTAAAGGTCCTCTGGGAAACCCTGATGCCGTTTGCCGACTACGCGTTCAATAAGGCGCACAGTGCCGGCTACGGTGTGCTCAGCTATTGGACTGCGTACCTCAAGGCGAACTATCCCGCCGAGTACATGGCGGCCCTGCTGACCAGCGTTGGCGATTCCAAAGACAAGCTCGGTATGTACTTGAGCGAATGTCGTCGTATGGGCATCAAGGTGCTGGCGCCAGACGTCAACGAATCAACAGTCAACTTCACCGCTGTCGCCGGCGACATCCGCTTCGGCCTCGGTGCGGTGCGCAACGTTGGTGCTGCAGTAGTGGAGCAAATTGTTCGCGCGCGCACTGACAAGGGGCGCTATGAGTCGTTCCACGATTTCTTGCGGAAGGTGTCGATTCAGGTCGCGAACAAGCGCACGGTTGAGTCTCTGATCAAGTCGGGCGCCTTCGACTCGCTGGGAGCGAGCCGTCGCGGTTTGCTGGAGATTCACGAGGATGCTTGCGACTCCGCAGTCAGTCTCAAACGAAACGAAGCTAACGGCCAAGTAGATCTCTTCGGTGGGATCTTCGATTTCAACGAAGAAGAAGAAGGTGTCCCCGATCGGCCGGAGTGGTCGAAGCGTGACAAGCTCGCGTTTGAACGTGAAATGTTGGGGCTGTATGTCTCCGATCATCCGCTGTCGGGTCTCGAGATCCAGCTAGCTAAGCATCAGGACTTCACCATTACCGAGGTTCTTTCGGGCGACACAGTCTCAGACGGCGAGCACGTGTCGATCGCCGGGCTGGTCACAAGCGTGCAGCATCGGGTGGCGCGAAACAGCGGTAATCAATACGGGATTGTCACTGTTGAGGACTTCGGTGGCGAGATCGATGTCATGTTCTTGGGCAAGACATATCAAGAGTTCGCACCAGGGCTGGTCAACGACTCCATTGTTGTGGTTCGAGGTCGGGCTAGCGCCCGTGATGATGGCATGAATTTGCACGCTGTGAGCATGTTCTCGCCTGACCTTGGTGCGAGTTTGGGGTCTGGCCCGATCGTGCTGACGCTCAAGGAACAGCGAGCAACGACGGAGGTCGTTTCGGGGCTTGGCGAGGTGCTCATTCGTCATTCCGGCACGATTGAAGTGCGCTTGCGACTTGTGCGCGATGACATTGCACGGGTCTTTGAGCTTCCGTATCGGGTGAAAGTCTCCGCGGACCTTTACGGAGAGCTGAAATCGTTGCTGGGGCCAGGCTGCCTCGGGTAGAGCGGTTCATCTCTCGCAGCCGCGCGTCGTAATTGTCTAGTGCTCAACGTCGTCGGTGAGTTCGACGGGGCGCATGTAGGTGCGCTCGTGGTACAGGAGTGCTTCGTCTTCTGCGCCAAGCATGCCATGGTCGATTTGGACGACGACGACAGCGTTGTTGTGCACGGGATGCACGTCAACAATGTGTCCGATCGCGATGGCGGTCGCTTCCTCAAGCAACGGCAGGCCCTTTTCGCCGGCGTGCCAGTGATCGCCCACGAATCGCAGCTCGTGATCGGCTGCCATCTTCTCGGCAAGGTGACGGCTACGCGGGCCCAGCATATGGATGGCGACCTTGTTGCCAACGGTGATGGCTGGCCACGAGCTGGATACTTGCGCCATGTTGAACGTGGCAAGCGGTGGCACCGCAGCGAGTGAGGCGAGAGACGTGGCGGTAAAACCAACCGGATGCCCGTCGGGCGCCAGCGATGTGATCACGGCGACGCCGGCCGCGTGTCGTCTGAAGGCACCTTTGAAGGCGTCGATTCCGTCTGCTGCTTCTGAATTTTCCATGTGCTTACTACAACCCTAATTGGCATGGGCAAATTCCTTGCCGATAACGAACTAGCATGGTTGAGCCATGTCACTGAATACTATTGATCTTCGGTCCACCGCTCTGAGCCGTGCGGAACTTTCTCGTGTCATCCCGCGCGCCGCGATGGACGTGTCTATCGCGTCCGCTGCCGCCATCCAACTCATTGAGGACGTGCGGGAACACGGCGAGCAAGCATTGCTCGACCAGGCCG
This window encodes:
- a CDS encoding DivIVA domain-containing protein, translated to MALTPEDVVNKRFESTKFREGYDQDDVDDFLDEVVVELRRLNQENDELRQRLSAAEARATELQQNASSAPAAAAPAAIAAPAPAAIESAPAPAAIEPASSVLDDASSTNNLLQLARRLHEEHVREGVQKRDALIAEGQASAAEILAEGQASAAEVVAESKATAAELVAQAQAQQREQIGTLERERQALEGRIESLRSFEREYREKLKSYIEGQLHELDSSSLVTAGSPSGQQGQTGTSQSSGQLTAEDFASPQSAQQPPASFSGFSGS
- a CDS encoding RluA family pseudouridine synthase, producing the protein METRSLPVPEGLAGQRVDAALAKLLGFSRTFAAEVAAGGGVIMDGATVGKSDRLTEGSWLEVSWVSKTEPQIVPVVLDSLGIIYDDEHIVVVDKPAGVAAHPSVGWDGVTVLGALAGAGYRISTSGAAERAGVVHRLDAGTSGLMVVAKSELAYTELKRAFHDREVSKIYHSVVQGHPDPLAGTIDAPIGRHPGSSWKFAVVSGGKDSITHYETLEAFPSAALVEVHLETGRTHQIRVHMAAQRHPCVGDTMYGADPTISARLGLTRQWLHAHKLGFAHPATGEQVSFESPYPADLQAALEVLRAD
- the dnaE gene encoding DNA polymerase III subunit alpha is translated as MAANNDSFVHLHVHSEYSMLDGAARVGPLLDAAVEQGMPAIAITDHGNMFGAYDFWKQATARGIKPIIGTEAYITPGTSRRDKTRIRWGGSHQVRDDVGGSGAYTHMTLLAQNNEGMHNLFRLSSRASIEGFYFKPRMDRELLSQYAKGITATTGCVGGEVQTKLRLGLYDEAREAAAEFQDIFGKENFFAEIMDHGIDIERRTMLDLLKLAKELGMPLLATNDLHYTHAHDATAHAALLCVQSASTLDDPNRFKFDSNEFYLKTAAEMRSLFREHPEACDNTLLVAERSEISFEGRDLMPRFPVPAGETEATWFEKEVARGMNKRFNNAPSDAHLAQAKYEVDVIQQMGFPGYFLVVADFIEWAKSQGIRVGPGRGSAAGSMASYAVGITELDPLAHGLIFERFLNPERVSMPDVDVDFDDRRRGEVIRYVTDKYGDDRVAQIVTYGTIKAKQALKDSARVLGMPYSVGEKLTKAMPPAIMGKDISLGDVRNKDAARYKEAADIRGILDTDHEAAKVFETAVGLEGLKRQWGVHAAGVVLSAEPLLDVLPIMRREDDGAIITQFDQPPLESLGLIKMDFLGLRNLTVIEDALKMIEANTGSPLIIEDLDLDADQKTYDLLARGDTLGVFQLDGGPMRALLKQLKPTNFEDISAVIALYRPGPMGMNSHTKYALRKNGLEEIDAIHAELEEPLKEILGTTFGLIVYQEQVMSVAQKVAGFTLGQADVLRRAMGKKKKEELDKQFLGFETGMLDNGFSKEAVKVLWETLMPFADYAFNKAHSAGYGVLSYWTAYLKANYPAEYMAALLTSVGDSKDKLGMYLSECRRMGIKVLAPDVNESTVNFTAVAGDIRFGLGAVRNVGAAVVEQIVRARTDKGRYESFHDFLRKVSIQVANKRTVESLIKSGAFDSLGASRRGLLEIHEDACDSAVSLKRNEANGQVDLFGGIFDFNEEEEGVPDRPEWSKRDKLAFEREMLGLYVSDHPLSGLEIQLAKHQDFTITEVLSGDTVSDGEHVSIAGLVTSVQHRVARNSGNQYGIVTVEDFGGEIDVMFLGKTYQEFAPGLVNDSIVVVRGRASARDDGMNLHAVSMFSPDLGASLGSGPIVLTLKEQRATTEVVSGLGEVLIRHSGTIEVRLRLVRDDIARVFELPYRVKVSADLYGELKSLLGPGCLG
- a CDS encoding flavin reductase family protein, translated to MENSEAADGIDAFKGAFRRHAAGVAVITSLAPDGHPVGFTATSLASLAAVPPLATFNMAQVSSSWPAITVGNKVAIHMLGPRSRHLAEKMAADHELRFVGDHWHAGEKGLPLLEEATAIAIGHIVDVHPVHNNAVVVVQIDHGMLGAEDEALLYHERTYMRPVELTDDVEH